One Micropterus dolomieu isolate WLL.071019.BEF.003 ecotype Adirondacks linkage group LG23, ASM2129224v1, whole genome shotgun sequence DNA window includes the following coding sequences:
- the esama gene encoding endothelial cell adhesion molecule a: MEVYTSRKLTLLSYTFLLALSGIWAEIQMPQNNMAVIKGQMVKLEASYSPAPGSDLSTNTIIWNFVSNNTQLIISYTKGSISVGSSQFKGRVGFTTSMPSRDVSLYINNTQESDSGRYVCQVISPDNPGNPAELLLDVKVPPAVPQCSLSGKPVLKGNVTLSCSSSSGKPIPLYKWRKTSPISEVFFSPMLNEKAGTLKLNNLSHNMSGKYVCTASNSAGSESCFINLEIVTSNNVGMIVGATVGSVIGFIFLLLICLVFLVKRRRDNEDDMANEIKEDAQAPKRVSWAKSGMGSDISKNGTLSSIASSPHHKEPSHHHNNHHHLQQYPQRPSSDTASIITATGSTAGYRPSRNHGASTPTHYSYNNNTTMPRGQPVSSEASTNGSSLPRPERYTQLPQAQALPQTYSQPQLQLQAAPSPPPLPTSTVTASNIARMGGVPIMVPAQNHAGSLV, encoded by the exons GAATATGGGCCGAGATCCAGATGCCCCAAAACAATATGGCAGTGATCAAGGGTCAGATGGTGAAGCTGGAGGCCTCGTACAGCCCAGCGCCAGGCAGTGACCTGAGCACCAACACAATCATCTGGAACTTTGTCTCTAACAACACCCAGCTG ATCATCTCCTACACCAAAGGCTCCATCAGTGTGGGCAGCTCCCAGTTTAAGGGCCGTGTAGGTTTCACCACCAGCATGCCCTCACGCGACGTGTCACTATACATCAACAACACCCAGGAGTCCGACTCGGGACGCTACGTCTGCCAGGTCATCAGTCCAGATAATCCTGGCAACCCTGCTGAGCTCCTTCTGGACGTGAAGG TCCCTCCAGCTGTTCCTCAGTGCTCTCTATCAGGGAAGCCAGTGCTGAAGGGAAATGTGACTCTGAGCTGTAGTTCCAGCTCTGGGAAGCCCATTCCTCTGTACAAGTGGAGGAAAACCAGTCCCATCTCTGAGGTCTTCTTCTCACCCATGCTCA ATGAGAAGGCCGGCACTCTGAAGCTGAACAACCTGAGCCATAACATGTCAGGGAAGTACGTGTGCACGGCCAGCAACTCAGCCGGGTCAGAGAGCTGCTTCATCAACCTGGAGATTGTCACCT CCAATAATGTGGGGATGATTGTTGGTGCCACTGTGGGCTCAGTGATTGGCTTCATTTTCCTCCTTCTTATCTGCCTCGTTTTTCTGGTGAAGAGGCGGAGGGACAATGAGGACGACATGGCCAACGAAATCAA GGAGGACGCCCAGGCTCCCAAGCGTGTGTCTTGGGCTAAGAGTGGCATGGGTTCAGATATCTCTAAGAATGGCACGCTGTCCTCCATCGCGTCCAGCCCACACCACAAAGAGCCCTcccaccaccacaacaaccaccaccacctgcAGCAGTACCCCCAGCGCCCCTCCTCAGACACAGCCTCCATCATCACCGCCACGGGCAGCACGGCCGGCTACCGACCCTCCCGCAATCACGGCGCCTCCACCCCCACCCACTACAGCTACAACAACAATACCACCATGCCACGCGGACAGCCCGTCTCCTCTGAAGCCAGCACCAATGGGAGCTCCCTACCAAGACCAGAGCGCTACACCCAGCTGCCCCAGGCTCAGGCGCTGCCGCAGACATACAGCCAGCCTCAGCTGCAGCTCCAGGCCGCTCCCTCCCCACCACCGCTGCCCACCTCCACAGTCACAGCCTCCAACATCGCCCGAATGGGAGGAGTGCCCATCATGGTGCCTGCACAGAATCATGCTGGATCTCTGGTCTAA